From the Theobroma cacao cultivar B97-61/B2 chromosome 2, Criollo_cocoa_genome_V2, whole genome shotgun sequence genome, one window contains:
- the LOC108660587 gene encoding uncharacterized protein LOC108660587: MPPRRERPLPTRSARRGRGRLRQGQPDLRGEESTVSPFRATLAAEPVEIPPPPTGIPAVSSEVIQAMAAFFTAMAGQAQTSQVPPVVPPVTPSVPLAHDVSISKKLKEARQLGCVSFVGELDATAAKDWINQVSETLSDMRLEDEMKLIVATRLLEKRARTWWNSVKSRSTILLTWSDFLREFDSQYYTHFHQKEKKREFLSLKQGNLTVEEYETQFNELLSYVPDLVRTEQDQADYFEEGLRNEIRERMTVTGREPHKEVVQMALRAEKLANENRRMRAELAKRKNPNMSSSQPLKRSKGSFDSGSAPSVSVTSSRPSFSQMQQRPPRFSGSAVTTSEKSFGGFDRCRECGRFHGGVCWGPLRCFHCGQTGHFRTNCPQLGQATVAALSSSTRTDLQMRDSSGAQPRQGVAIRPDVESNTPVYPPSKPLTRASTKVFTVMEDEARVQPRESE; this comes from the coding sequence atgcctcctcgacgtgagcGCCCACTCCCTACTAGATCAGCTAGGAGGGGCAGAGGTCGTCTTAGGCAGGGTCAGCCAGACCTTAGAGGAGAGGAATCGACTGTGTCTCCTTTTCGAGCAACACTTGCTGCTGAACCGGTAGAGATTCCTCCGCCACCTACTGGCATTCCTGCCGTGTCTTCTGAGGTAATCCAGGCAATGGCAGCCTTCTTTACCGCaatggctggtcaagctcagACTAGTCAGGTCCCACCTGTAGTGCCACCAGTTACTCCTTCAGTTCCATTGGCACATGATGTCTCTATTTCTAAAAAGCTGAAGGAGGCTAGACAACTGGGTTGCGTGTCCTTTGTGGGTGAGTTGGACGCCACCGCAGCTAAGGATtggattaatcaggtttcagAGACACTCTCTGATATGAGATTGGAGGATGAGATGAAGCTGATAGTGGCTACGAGGTTATTGGAGAAGAGAGCCCGTACAtggtggaattcggtgaagtcccgttccactaTTCTCCTAACTTGGTCAGACTTTCTGAGGGAATTTGATAGTCAATATTATACCCATTTCcatcaaaaagagaagaagagagaatttttgagtcTGAAGCAGGGGAATTTAACTGTAGAAGAGTATGAGACTCAATTTAACGAGCTGTTGTCTTATGTGCCTGATTTAGTGAGGACTGAACAGGATCAGGCCGattatttcgaggaagggctccgcAATGAGATAAGAGAGCGAATGACTGTGACAGGTAGGGAGCCCCATAAAGAGGTAGTACAAATGGCCTTaagggctgagaagctcgcaaatgaaaataggagaatGCGAGCTGAGTtggcaaaaaggaaaaatccgAATATGTCCTCCAGTCAGCCACTAAAGAGGAGCAAAGGCTCATTTGATTCAGGGAGTGCTCCTTCTGTTTCGGTAACATCCTCTCGACCATCATTTTCACAAATGCAGCAGAGGCCTCCGAGATTCAGCGGATCTGCAGTGACTACTTCTGAAAAAAGTTTCGGAGGTTTTGATAGATGTAGAGAATGTGGAAGATTTCATGGCGGGGTGTGTTGGGGGCCTTTGCGATGTTTTCATTGTGGCCAGACGGGTCACTTTAGAACTAATTGTCCACAGTTAGGACAGGCCACTGTAGCTGCTCTATCTTCATCAACTCGTACGGACTTGCAGATGAGAGATTCCTCTGGAGCACAACCGAGACAGGGAGTAGCTATTCGGCCTGATGTGGAGAGTAACACCCCAGTATACCCACCTTCCAAACCACTGACTCGTGCGTCAACAAAAGTTTTTACGGTAATGGAAGATGAAGCACGAGTCCAACCTAGAGAAAGTgaatga